The Coleofasciculus sp. FACHB-1120 genomic sequence GCTTACTATATACTTTTTACTCATTGGACAGCTCGGTGGTAGTTGGTTAAGACTTTTACCTTAAATACTACCCAATTTATACCCATCGATTTGCCCTTGACAGGCTACTAGCCACACTGAGCAGTTTATTGTTGATGCCTTGCGTAACTCAGGGAACTTGACAGTTTCTCTCGTTGCCGAAGTGAATGGACAAATCGTTGGTCATGTTGCTGTATCCCCGGTTTCCATTTCCGATGGGAGTCAGGGTTGGTATGGACTCGGTCCGATCTCTGTCGCTCCGGAACATCAAGGCATTGGAATCGGTTCACAGCTTATGAAGCAGGCGTTGGCTACGCTACGCGAACTTGGTGCAGGTGGATGTGTATTGCTTGGCGAACCAAAATACTACAACCGTTTTGGTTTCAAGAGCCAGCCAAATCTTGTTCTACCCGATGTTCCGCCTGAATACTTCCAAGCGATTTCGTTCGGCGCACGGATACCCAGTGGAGTTGTCTCATTCCATGAGTCATTTAGCGTACAGAGCTAACAGCGCTATTACAAGATCCAGCTCTCGTGTGCCTCTAGCAAGATGTTGTGAACCTTTCCTTGCGTTTGAATTTGCTCATAGCCATATGCACTTAAGCAATCGGTGGCAGCCAAGGAGAACAGATGTCAGAAAGTACGCCAAACTCAGAAATGCTATACCGAACTCTCGGCAGTACAGGAGAGCGCGTTTCTGCGATCGGACTCGGTGGCTGGCACATCGGATTGAAGAACGTGGATGAGCAACTGGGTATCCGGATTGTTCGCGCTGCGATCGATCGTGGCATCACCTTTATGGATAACAGTTGGGATTACAACGGTGGAGTCAGCGAGATTCGCATGGGGAAAGCGTTGCGCGATGGCTACCGAGACAAAGTTTTCCTGATGACGAAAATTGACGGTCGCTCCAAGAAAGAAGCCGCAAGACAGCTAGACGAATCACTGGAACGCCTGCAAGTTGATTGCATCGATCTCGTCCAGCACCACGAAATCCTCCGGTTCGAGGACCCGCATCGAGTTTTCGACCCAGAAGGGGCAAATGCCGCTTTGATAGAGGCGCGGGAAGCTGGCAAAGTCCGATATATTGGCTTCACCGGGCACAAAGACCCCCAGATTCATCTGCATATGCTGGAAGTTGCAGCCAGTAATGGGTTTAAGTTTGATGCGGCTCAGTTGCCTCTGAATGTGATGGATGCCCACTACCGAAGCTTTGCGAAGCTGGTTGTGCCAGAACTGGTTAAACAGGACATCGGCATTCTGGGGATGAAAAGCTTGGCAAACGGGATTCTGTTACGGTCAAATACGGTAACGCCAATTGAATGTCTGCACTATGCGCTGAATCTACCGACATCGGTTGTGGTTACGGGAATTGACAGCATGGAGATTCTCGATCAGGCGTTTGAAGCGGTACGGACATTTCAGCCAATGAATGACGAGCAGGTGCGATCGCTCTTAGCAAAAACCGCAGAAGCCGCATCGCGCGGCGAGTTTGAGCCATTCAAAACTTCATCAATTTTCGACAGCACTGCCCAGCATCTAGATTGGCTGGGAGAGGAGCCACAGCGCATTCAGCAATTGATGCCAACATGATCGAAGACGCGATCGCAAGTTTATGGCACGCTTGAGGATCGATGACAATCTCTACAACCGTCCATTGCAAATGATAGCTTTAGCTTTCATCAAAGCAGCTATTTTACACACTTTCCTATAAGAATCACAATTTGCTTGATAGCAAGTCTTGCTTCTCGATCAAATAAATAGCAAATGTTAACTCTAATTGTGCTTTACCATACTTTTTGGCTGACTCCCCAGTAATATTTCCTATTGAATTAGTCATAGAGCCAGTCCTGACCGGAGATAGAAAACCTCTAAGAAGCTAAAGAATATCCTTGTAGAATAGCCTGATTTATAAGGTGCAATTTATGACAATAGAAAATCCTAAAGACAATCGGCAAGATGACGTTAAATATGACCCTCAAGATAATCCTGGACGCGAAACAACTGTACCCACTACAGAAGAGGGTGACACTCCGCTTGATGAGAGATATCGAATGACCAGTCAACAAGCCGATTCTGAAGTCAGTCCCGGTGCGGAACCTGAAGCTCCTGGAGCTGCTCCTAAGGTGGTTGGCGCTCCGAATCAAGGAACTGACTCTCGTTAAAAAGATTAAAGATTTCTGAAAATTAGGCAAATCTTTGATAAGGATGAACGGCTCGCCTCAGCTCTATCCCGCTGCTCTAAGGATTCTGGGTTAAGAGCTAGATTTAGCGATCGCAAAACCAATCAAGTATGCGCTCCCAGGTAACTTTGTAGGTTGGGTTGAGAGAAGAAACCCAACTCAATTGTCTGTTGAGTTTCGCGGCTTTATACAACGAACTGAAGTGCTAGTTGCTCTCACTGAAATGCTGCTTCTGGCTTGTGTATTTCGTCCTAGTTGTGGCTGATGGCGATCGCGAGTGAAGCCAGTGGAAGGGGAGAGGTTGATACCACAGTAATTGTTTAAGAGATTCACGGAGAAATTAGAAATGAGTAATGCATCCATGCCGAATCAAGCAAGTGAGCCAAATCAAGAAGTTGGTGCATCTCAACAGGCTCAAGTTTTTGCACCCTCCGATGCAGGTGGAAGTGCTGTTTTAGACGCAAACATTGCAGCAGGAGCCAGCACAAACCCAGAGGGAGAAGCGATCGCTCATCCCATCGCCTCCAATTTCTCATCCACAACCGGAACCACAGGCGATGCCAAAACTGCTGGAGCTTCAACGATTGCAGGCTCTTATGCGGCAGATGGCGAGCAGACGGAAAAAGGTCGCGTTAATCTTCACAACAATCCCGACGTACCCGGTAGCGATGCTCAAGGAACGCTACCCGATACTGACCCAATTCAACGTCCGATCGATCCGGAAGTCAATCATCCGGAATAAAAGTTCGGGCTTTTCTCCCCAATTTTAATCGGTTAATCAGGATACTTTTTCTTGTGCCAATATTAACAGTTGAACGTTACAAATCGAATCTTTAGATATAGGTAGAATGCAATCCTAATGGTAGACAATACCAGCAAATCTACTCGATAGCATGAAATCAAAACAACGCCATTGAGAACTATTCGCTATGAAGAACTCAACCATCAATACTGCTAAAACTCCTACGGTCGCTCCAGCTTATAACGGTTCCGATCGCAATGCTTGGATTTTTGGCTGGAACCCACAGCAAGAGCTATGGAACGGTCGCCTAGCAATGCTGGGTTTTGTCGCCTATCTTCTTTGGGATATGGCAGGTTATAGCGTTCTTCGGGATGTACTCCACCTGGTTCGCTAGAAGTTGAATATTCAGTTAGAAACTGTCTGTATTTCTCCAACAGCAGCAAAACACTTGTTTAGCCCCCACCAAAATTTTTTAAAACCAAAATACTGCCATGCAAACATCAACATCGCAAACATCAACATCTTCAGTTTCTTCAATTCGTTACGCTGCTCTAAGCCTAGGTCTGCTTTTCTTGTCACTTGGCTTAGCTGGATTTATGCCTGGTTTTGTCAATCTCTCTGAGAACTTAACCTCTGAACCCGGCTTCGGCTATATATTCGGGGTATTCCCCACCAACTATTTTCATAATGCAATCGGTGTTTTAGTGGGTGTTTGGGGAATTGCTGCATTTACTAGCTTAAGCGGATCAATTGTGTTCAATCGCATTTTCGCTCTCCTTTATGCAGCAGGTGCTATTTTAGGATTGCTGCCCTTTGCAAATACCCTGTTTGGGCTTACACCGCTTTTTGGAAATAATATCTGGCTCAATGCTCTAACTGCTGCGATCGCGTTCTACTTCGGATTTGTGAAGTCAGCAGAAATCGCTACGCCAACTTCATCGAATGCTCAATCTAGCGTGTAACAAGAATAACTTTCTCGAAGGAGAGACAGTGTTCTAATGCTTACCGCCGGAAATTATTTCATGTGCGTTCCTTGGTGCTTATTCTAGGATGCACAAGTAGTCCCACAAGGACTACTTTTTTTGTGTTCGTTTCAGTATCAATGCAAGAGATAGCTTTAAGCCCTTAAATAACTCAACTGAGTATCACGCAACGTGTAATTTTAAGAAAGCCCCCGATAACAACGAGGGTTCTGAGTATAAAGTTGCACAGGACGTTAATTAATAACTGCGTGAGGAGAAAAAGCTATCATGAGTCGTTCCCCACTCTTCGACAACTTAGCACGTGCTATCCGCATAGCTCGCTATTGCCAAGAGCAAAATATCTCCACCAACGAGGGAATTGAGCGAATCGCATCTCTAGAGGCATTGATGACGGTACGGCGCACGAATCGGCGCGAATTTCTTACTGATATGGGCAAGCTGAGTGCGATCGGCGCGACAATAGGAGTAGGCTCAGGATTGCTTCACCGTACCCTCGCAGCTCCTGTACCAGCAGATATAAAAGTTGGGATTGTGGGGGCTGGTTTAGCCGGACTTGCTTGCGGGTACGAACTGCAGAAAAAGGGGATTAACGCTACCGTATTTGAAGCAAGCAATAGAACTGGCGGTCGCTGTTATTCTCTGGGAGGCGATTTTGCTGGGAGTGTTACTTTTCCCGGTCAGGTTGTGGAAAGAGGCGGCGAGTTTATTGACAACTTGCACAAGACGATGCTGGGATACGTGCGGGAGTTTAACCTCAAGACAGAAGATTTATCAAAACAACCAGGAGAAGTTTTTTACTATTTCAACGGTCAGCGCTATTCAGAGTCAGTGGTTGTGGATGAATTCCGCGATTTTGTTGCCGCTATGCGTACCGACTTGCGATCGCTTTCTGCACAGCCAACCGCCGACAATTATACTGATGCTGACAAAAAGCTCGACTTGCTCAGTCTGCGAGACTATCTAGATAGCCGTAATGCTGGAAACCTAATCAAAGGTGTTATCAAAGCTGCTTATGTTGCCGAGTACGGTTTAGAAATTGACCAGCAAAGCAGTCTCAGTTTTCTCTTTTTCATTCACGCCGACAAGCGCTCGAAGTTTAGACCCTTTGGTGTCTTCAGCGACGAGCGCTATCACGTCATTGGCGGCAACCAGCAAATTGTTGAAGGTCTGCGTAACCGACTGCAAGGACAAATTAACTATAACAAGCAGTTAGTAGGAGTTCGCTTTGATAGTGCAGGCAAAGTAGAATTAACATTTAATGATGCCTCATCTGCCAAATATGATGCAGTTGTCTTTGCGATTCCCTTCTCAACTTTGCGCCAAGTTGATTTAAAAGGTCTTCAACTGCCTGCCGAAAAGCTATTTGCGATTAATAATTTGCGCTATGGAACCAACGCTAAGATGATGGTTGGCTTTAATAGTCGCCCTTGGGTTGCCCTTGGCAGCGACGGCTCATCCTATTCAGATTTATCAAATCATCAAAACACTTGGGAAACAAACCCACAAAATGCAACGAATAATAGAGCAGTGCTGACCGACTACTCTAGTGGAAATCGAGGCAAAAACATTAATCCTAATCAAGTTCAGCAGGAAGCAGGGGCTTTTCTCAACGACCTCAACCGCGTTTTTCCTGGCGCTTTAAAGGCAGCCACACGCAACGGCAATAATTTTTTAGTGCATCTAGAACACTGGCCTTCTAATCCCCTATTTCAGGGCAGTTACACCTGCAATCACCCTGGTTATTTCACAACAATTGCAGGTAATGAAGGTAAGCCGTTTAAAAGTATTTACTTTGCTGGCGAACACGCTAACTCTTTTTACGAGTGGCAAGGTTTTATGGAAGGTGCTGCTTTATCAGGCATCGATGCTGCCAGGAGAATACTTAATACTAAAGTTTGATGTTGCACAGGTTCACTCGCCTGCCCATTGAAAAGGTACACCTACTCGTTGGGCAGCTTGTTCGTCTTCCGGGCGATCGCTTACATACAGCGAATTTTGCTGCGATCATACCTCCTGCTGTGCTTGAATTTCATCGAGCAACATCTCGTCAGAGTAGGATTTTTCCCATTCACCCTGAAGTTTGAGCCGCACCGACTTCGCGCCACCACTGGGCGTACAAACGACCCAGTAGGTATCCTCCTGCCCTTTAACCTGCGCCGCATCCCGGTTTTCTGCGTTGTTGTCAAGCCCAGAATAGGCTTGAATGCACGTCCAGGTAATGCCGTCGCTATCTGTAATCTCTCGTTCCATGAGTATCCTCTCTTGTTACCGTGCTTCTGTCAGGTTGGGAGCGATCGCTTGTTGATGTTGCACAGGTCCAATCCCATGCTCATTGAAAGGGTACACCTAATCGTTGGGCAGCTTGTTCATCTTCAGGGCGATCGCCTACATAGAGCGAATTTTGCGGAGTATGTTTGTGTCTGATCATTGCTAGTTCCAACATACCCGATCGCGGTTTGCGATACTGTCCAGACCACTTGGTTTGGCTGTGGTTATGAACATTGTGATGAGTGACGCGGAAACACTTTTTGCGCTCAAAGTCGGGGCAGAAGTAGATTTCTCTCAATTCAGGGAATAACTCAAGCGTGTATTGCTGTTCCTGGATACACCGTTGCATAGACTTATGACCTGCGGCAACTCCACCTTGGTTGGTGATGCCGACAATAATCCAATCATCTTTGTAGGCGCGAATGGCAATATCAGCACCTTCAATAATGCGTTGATCTTCGGGATGTTGGAAGTATTGTTGTCCGCTGAGTGGTTCGCGGAGCGTGCCGTCCATGTCTATTAGTAATAAGCTCATCGTTCCTTGATAAAACTTCCTGTTTTATCCGACATCTTAAGCTGCGAGTCATTTCTTATCCTCTAGCTAATGGTATGCACTGAGTAAGAGCGATCGACGGATCAACCTATCTTCTAAACCAGTGAAATATTAAATTAATGTGTAATTAAAAATACAAAAACCGGGAACACTTTTTTTGTATTCGAACGTGATGATTCTCACGTTTGCTTCTCTACAAATTATCTATAAAATATTTAAAAATCATCCTAAAGATAAAGTTGTGAATCGATAAAGTGCTATAGGGTTAACTTGAGTTAACGGAAGATGTACGGCGCGAACTGCAATTCGTACTGGTTGATTCCGCTGACGAAGTATTGACAGAAACCCGATCGCCCGTAAAGCACACGAAACTGATGTTGATTAGCTAAATTCTTTGAGCAAGGGGACAATTTAGTGAATTGTGACTTGAGCGAAAAGCAGATCGATATAGAAGGGTACAGGACGACTTATTTAGAAGGGGGAGAGGCATCAAACTCAGATCCCATCCTGTTTTTGCATGGCTGGACAACGTCCACTGCACCCTACCGCGAAAGCTTAAAGTTTCTATGCCAACGGTATCGTGCGATCGCGCCCGATCTACCCGGTTTTGGAAAATGCACTCATCCGAAATGCGCTCCCGATAGCGCTAGTTATGTCAATTGCATCGTTTCTTTTCTACAAGCATTGAACATTCAAAAAGCGCATGTAATTGGACATTCAGGGGGAGGCTCCATAGCGGTAGCGAAGCGGTAGCGCTCTGAGCGCGTCGCCCTAGCCGCCACAAGACCATCTTATGTAAGTAGCGTCATCATCTCAGACAGCACAGGAATTCCGCTTGGCAAATTACCAAAGGTTGCACTGGGGAGATCAATTGACATGGTGATGCAAACTCCAAAGGTGAAAATTATGCCGATGCTGCGATTTTGCCGAGCTTTGCTTCACAACTGGGTATTTAACACTCAGAATATGATTCAATGCACGCGGCTTGCACTTAACGAGGATTTACGACCACTCCTACCACAGGTTAAATCTCCGACTCTGGTTATGTGGGGAGGAAGCGATCGCTTTATTCCGTTGCAATTATGTTATGAGTTTTCACAAGGCATTCCAGGCGCTCAGAGGCTCGTTGCTCAAGGAGAACATCATGAATGGGCTATGTTTCGTCCAGAAATATTTGTGCCAATTATATTTGATTTTTTGAGTGAAGTTGAGAAGAGTGAAAATCCTGGGATTGTTTGAAAAAATAGTTCCTTCAATCGAGATTATTAAATAAATGGTGAAATCTAAGTTGTGTTAATAGTAACAATCTGGTTTAACTCAAAACTCTTCCTTCGGTCAAGGTTAAGACAGTCTGCAAGGATGAAGTTGTAATTCTAAATACTTTTTAGCTTTAAAAGTAAGAGATTGTGGCTGAAGGAGCTTTACAAATGACTTACGACAATTACCGCAACCAAGGTCAGCAAGACGATTATTTTGATGCCGATTTCTCCAAAGCAGGCGATCGCCGCATGCAGAAACAAAGCAAACGCTCAAACCAGCAAAAGATCCGCCAAATTGCGCGAGAAAGGTTTGGCTATGAGTCTTTTCGAGCAGGGCAGGAAGCTGCGATCAAAGCTCTTCTCGATGGTCATGACACCCTAGCGGTGATGCCCACAGGTTCGGGGAAATCAGCAATTTACCAGATCGCAGGTACTTTAATTCCCGGTTCGACCGTCGTAATTTCACCCCTGATTGCTCTGCAACGCGATCAGGTTGAGTCAATCGCACGGCAGGATGTGGGTGAGGCGGCTGTGGTTAACTCTACCGTGCCGACTGCCGAGCGAGAGGAAGTTTTTGAGGCGCTGGAAGAGGAAAAGCTTGAGTTCCTGTTTCTCCCACCGGAGCAGTTCAACAATCCAGAGACACTGGAGCATTTGCAACATTCTAACCCTCGCTGTTTGTGATTGACGAAGCCCACTGTATCAGCGAATGGGGTCACGATTTTCGACCGGATTACCTGAGACTTGGTAGTGCGATCGCAGCACTAGGTCATCCAAGGATACTCGCACTGACAGCTACCGCTGCACCGACTGTACGCGAAGAAATCATCGAACGCTTGGGAATGCATGACCCCCAGGTTATCGTGCAGGGATTTGATCGCCCGAATATCTGGCTGGGTGTTAAACAATTTGACGATGAAGCCGAAAAGCATCAAACCTTTGTGAAATGGGCTGTTCGTGCCAAAAAACCCGGTATTGTCTACGTTGCCACTCGCAAGAAAGCAGAGGAGGTGGCCTAGGCGCTATGCGACAAGGGTGTCAAGGCGATTTTCTACCATGCTGGGATGAAAGCTAAGGAACGGGAGGAAGCTCAAGCGACGTTCATGAACGATGAGGCTGAGGTGATTGTCGCCACAACAGCGTTCGGGATGGGTGTGGACAAGCCGAACGTGCGCTTTGTCTTTCACCACGACATCAGCGATTCTGTCGATTCCTACTACCAGGAGATGGGACGGGCAGGACGAGATGGAGAAAAAGCCTTAGCAATATTGTTCTACTGTCCCGATGACCTTAACATCCGGCGATTCTTGGCGAGTAGCGGTCAGGTTGATGCCCAAGAGGTAGAACAGGTTGCAGCAGTTGTTCAGGAACAGGATGAACCGATTAAGCGGCGGGACTTGCGAGAACAAACGGGTCTTTCTCAGGCGAAAGTTGCAACAGCACTCAGTCGTTTAGAAGAAGTGGGTGTTGTCGAAATGCTGCCGACAGGTGAGGTTGTCGAGAGCGAACAACCGCCTGAAATAAGTGAAGCCGCCCAAGAAGCTATCCGTGCCCAGGATCGCTATCAGCACTATTTGCAATCGCGCCTAGAAATGATCCGGGGCTACGCTGAGGTACGCGACTGTCGCCGCAAGTACCTGCTCAACTACTTTGGTGAAAAGCTTGAAGAACCCTGCGGCTTCTGCGACAACTGCAAAGCTGGGGTAGTTGTGGAGGATGGCTCTAAGCCCTTCCCACTATCGAGCCGTGTTGTTCATTCCTCCTAGGGCGAAGGGCTAGTGATGCGCTACGAGGGGGATAAGATGGTCATCCTGTTTGATGAGGTGGGGTCCAAGACTCTCAGTGTTGACCTAGTGACGCAGCGCGGTCTGCTCAAGCAAGCAGATAGTACCTATTCCCTCTGAAGGCTTCCGAGGTCGAATTTATCTCGCTTTCATTCAACCAGTTTTTCATAAGGATTCATAAGGAGTATTAGTCATGCAACTTAAACCCATAGACCAACAAGTAGTCGTCGTTGTAGGAGCTTCCAGCGGTATTGGGCGAGAGACAGCGATTCAATTCGCGGTGCGGGGGGCGAAGCTGGTCGTTTCGGCTCGTAGCGAACCAGGGTTGGATTCTCTAGTCGATGAAATCAGGCAGATGGGAGGCGAAGCGATCGCTGTCCCGGCTGATGTCGCAGATTTTGATCGGGTAAAAGCGATCGCAGATAAAGCTATCGAGCATTACGGGCAACTTGATACCTGGGTGCATTTAGCCGCCATCAATCTCTACGCGACGTTTGAGCAGACAACCCCAGAAGAGTTTAAGCGCATCATCGATGTGAACCTAATGGGACAGGTACACGGGGCGATGGCGGCACTACCCCATCTCAAGCGCCAGGGACGAGGATCGCTGCTCCATGTCTCCTCAGTGGAAGGCAG encodes the following:
- a CDS encoding NAD(P)/FAD-dependent oxidoreductase, translated to MSRSPLFDNLARAIRIARYCQEQNISTNEGIERIASLEALMTVRRTNRREFLTDMGKLSAIGATIGVGSGLLHRTLAAPVPADIKVGIVGAGLAGLACGYELQKKGINATVFEASNRTGGRCYSLGGDFAGSVTFPGQVVERGGEFIDNLHKTMLGYVREFNLKTEDLSKQPGEVFYYFNGQRYSESVVVDEFRDFVAAMRTDLRSLSAQPTADNYTDADKKLDLLSLRDYLDSRNAGNLIKGVIKAAYVAEYGLEIDQQSSLSFLFFIHADKRSKFRPFGVFSDERYHVIGGNQQIVEGLRNRLQGQINYNKQLVGVRFDSAGKVELTFNDASSAKYDAVVFAIPFSTLRQVDLKGLQLPAEKLFAINNLRYGTNAKMMVGFNSRPWVALGSDGSSYSDLSNHQNTWETNPQNATNNRAVLTDYSSGNRGKNINPNQVQQEAGAFLNDLNRVFPGALKAATRNGNNFLVHLEHWPSNPLFQGSYTCNHPGYFTTIAGNEGKPFKSIYFAGEHANSFYEWQGFMEGAALSGIDAARRILNTKV
- a CDS encoding DEAD/DEAH box helicase, which codes for MTYDNYRNQGQQDDYFDADFSKAGDRRMQKQSKRSNQQKIRQIARERFGYESFRAGQEAAIKALLDGHDTLAVMPTGSGKSAIYQIAGTLIPGSTVVISPLIALQRDQVESIARQDVGEAAVVNSTVPTAEREEVFEALEEEKLEFLFLPPEQFNNPETLEHLQHSNPRCL
- a CDS encoding HAD-IIIA family hydrolase; translation: MSLLLIDMDGTLREPLSGQQYFQHPEDQRIIEGADIAIRAYKDDWIIVGITNQGGVAAGHKSMQRCIQEQQYTLELFPELREIYFCPDFERKKCFRVTHHNVHNHSQTKWSGQYRKPRSGMLELAMIRHKHTPQNSLYVGDRPEDEQAAQRLGVPFQ
- a CDS encoding aldo/keto reductase; translation: MSESTPNSEMLYRTLGSTGERVSAIGLGGWHIGLKNVDEQLGIRIVRAAIDRGITFMDNSWDYNGGVSEIRMGKALRDGYRDKVFLMTKIDGRSKKEAARQLDESLERLQVDCIDLVQHHEILRFEDPHRVFDPEGANAALIEAREAGKVRYIGFTGHKDPQIHLHMLEVAASNGFKFDAAQLPLNVMDAHYRSFAKLVVPELVKQDIGILGMKSLANGILLRSNTVTPIECLHYALNLPTSVVVTGIDSMEILDQAFEAVRTFQPMNDEQVRSLLAKTAEAASRGEFEPFKTSSIFDSTAQHLDWLGEEPQRIQQLMPT
- a CDS encoding alpha/beta hydrolase, whose amino-acid sequence is MSEKQIDIEGYRTTYLEGGEASNSDPILFLHGWTTSTAPYRESLKFLCQRYRAIAPDLPGFGKCTHPKCAPDSASYVNCIVSFLQALNIQKAHVIGHSGGGSIAVAKR
- a CDS encoding alpha/beta hydrolase; this encodes MQTPKVKIMPMLRFCRALLHNWVFNTQNMIQCTRLALNEDLRPLLPQVKSPTLVMWGGSDRFIPLQLCYEFSQGIPGAQRLVAQGEHHEWAMFRPEIFVPIIFDFLSEVEKSENPGIV
- a CDS encoding chlorophyll a/b-binding protein encodes the protein MKNSTINTAKTPTVAPAYNGSDRNAWIFGWNPQQELWNGRLAMLGFVAYLLWDMAGYSVLRDVLHLVR
- a CDS encoding DUF4383 domain-containing protein, whose amino-acid sequence is MQTSTSQTSTSSVSSIRYAALSLGLLFLSLGLAGFMPGFVNLSENLTSEPGFGYIFGVFPTNYFHNAIGVLVGVWGIAAFTSLSGSIVFNRIFALLYAAGAILGLLPFANTLFGLTPLFGNNIWLNALTAAIAFYFGFVKSAEIATPTSSNAQSSV
- a CDS encoding helicase-related protein codes for the protein MKAKEREEAQATFMNDEAEVIVATTAFGMGVDKPNVRFVFHHDISDSVDSYYQEMGRAGRDGEKALAILFYCPDDLNIRRFLASSGQVDAQEVEQVAAVVQEQDEPIKRRDLREQTGLSQAKVATALSRLEEVGVVEMLPTGEVVESEQPPEISEAAQEAIRAQDRYQHYLQSRLEMIRGYAEVRDCRRKYLLNYFGEKLEEPCGFCDNCKAGVVVEDGSKPFPLSSRVVHSS